A single Hypanus sabinus isolate sHypSab1 unplaced genomic scaffold, sHypSab1.hap1 scaffold_1262, whole genome shotgun sequence DNA region contains:
- the LOC132386710 gene encoding lysophosphatidic acid receptor 5-like, translated as MSAAHNWTTAAAPANATLPECANHDAVHRLHLAWNGTVLAAALPLNAAALWAFVGPLRLRTAVTVYLANLAACDLLFALSLPLRLHYYATGRWALGDVLCRLTGSLFQLNMYGSCLFLTAVNVDRYLALAYPLRSRAFNRRSVSWRVCGAVWALIALGSVPVAMVHDPSRCRRPGPGGGVQARCFEGFSDGTWRRELLPLVAVAEILGFLLPLAAVLYCSARVLEALWKGGGGQWKWRGKWRRKTVLLLVANALIFVVCFAPYNLVLAFYALARSNLLQLSPVSEKALRMTLQVTVLLSGTNCCLDPLVYYYSTEGFRATFRGRAAAATGALSAPTSRARSHHTEASRMVRLEPARERRGESVV; from the coding sequence ATGAGCGCGGCGCACAACTGGACGACGGCGGCGGCGCCGGCGAACGCGACGTTGCCCGAGTGCGCGAACCACGACGCCGTTCACCGGCTGCACCTGGCCTGGAACGGGACGGTGCTGGCCGCCGCCCTGCCGCTCAACGCCGCCGCCCTCTGGGCCTTCGTGGGGCCGCTGCGCCTGCGGACGGCGGTGACCGTCTACCTGGCCAACCTGGCGGCCTGCGACCTGCTCTTCGCCCTGTCGCTCCCCCTGCGCCTCCACTACTACGCCACCGGCCGCTGGGCGCTGGGGGACGTGCTGTGCCGGCTGACCGGCTCCCTCTTCCAGCTGAACATGTACGGCAGCTGCCTGTTCCTGACCGCCGTCAACGTGGACCGCTACCTGGCGCTGGCCTACCCGCTCCGCTCCCGGGCCTTCAACCGGCGCAGCGTCTCCTGGCGGGTGTGCGGCGCCGTCTGGGCCCTCATCGCCCTGGGCTCGGTGCCCGTGGCCATGGTGCACGACCCCAGCCGCTGCCGGCGGCCCGGGCCCGGCGGCGGCGTGCAGGCGCGCTGCTTCGAGGGCTTCTCCGACGGCACCTGGCGGCGGGAGCTCCTGCCGCTGGTGGCGGTGGCCGAGATCCTGGGCTTCCTGCTGCCGCTGGCCGCCGTCCTCTACTGCTCGGCCCGGGTGCTGGAGGCCCTCTGGAAGGGCGGCGGCGGGCAGTGGAAGTGGCGGGGCAAGTGGAGGAGGAAGACGGTGCTCCTGCTGGTGGCCAACGCCCTCATCTTCGTCGTCTGCTTCGCGCCCTACAACCTGGTTCTCGCCTTCTACGCGCTCGCCCGCTCCAACCTCCTCCAGCTCAGCCCGGTGTCGGAGAAGGCGCTGCGGATGACCCTCCAGGTGACCGTGCTCCTGTCCGGCACCAACTGCTGCCTGGACCCGCTCGTCTACTACTACAGCACCGAGGGCTTCCGGGCCACCTTCCGGGGCAGGGCGGCGGCGGCGACGGGGGCCCTCTCCGCGCCGACCAGCCGCGCCCGCAGCCACCACACCGAGGCGAGCAGGATGGTGCGGCTGGAGCCGGCGAGGGAGAGGCGCGGGGAGAGCGTTGTCTGA